The following coding sequences lie in one Bacteroidota bacterium genomic window:
- a CDS encoding phosphomannomutase/phosphoglucomutase, which yields MKAFKAYDIRGVWDRDLNADMVYRIGFFLPQILEANHILVGRDARNSSPALFEALCKGITDAGVSVSDAGITTTPMIYWGTGRYGFPGSVMITASHNPPEYNGLKVSARNVVPVGYDNGLSRLEKLVENGTIESKARKGEVKQFDFREAYLEFLSQYKSDFSNLRIGVDCSNGMACLLVKSLLDKDAFYINDLIDGNFPGHEPNPLEPENQEQIKQLVVNRRCDIGLIFDGDADRVMFIDENGRFVSPDLIIALMGHYFFEFKGGKGPVLQDIRSSRAIAEYLSQFGAEVHTWRVGRAYGAGKLREIDGIYGGELAGHYYFRDFYYSDSAMLAALIVLRLVSQFKEAGFSFSQLIRHISAYHSTGEINFRISKKQEAMDAVLEHFMTKEKPVSFMDFDGYRLDYPDYWFNIRPSNTEPYLRFLAEARTAEKLQEIEHRVKTIVSQFD from the coding sequence ATAAAAGCCTTTAAAGCCTACGATATCAGAGGAGTATGGGACAGAGACCTGAATGCGGACATGGTTTACCGCATCGGTTTTTTTCTGCCACAGATACTCGAAGCCAACCATATCCTCGTGGGCCGCGATGCCCGCAATTCCTCCCCTGCCCTTTTTGAAGCGCTCTGCAAGGGCATAACCGATGCCGGTGTTTCGGTATCGGATGCAGGCATCACCACTACCCCCATGATTTATTGGGGAACTGGCAGATATGGATTTCCAGGGTCGGTAATGATTACCGCCTCGCACAACCCGCCGGAATATAACGGCTTGAAAGTATCCGCCAGAAACGTAGTCCCTGTGGGCTACGACAATGGCCTCAGCCGTCTGGAAAAACTTGTCGAAAACGGGACAATCGAATCAAAAGCCAGGAAAGGAGAAGTTAAGCAATTCGATTTCAGGGAAGCCTACCTCGAATTTCTTTCCCAATACAAGAGCGACTTTTCCAATCTGCGCATCGGGGTTGATTGCAGCAATGGAATGGCCTGCCTGTTGGTTAAATCCCTGCTCGACAAAGATGCGTTCTACATTAATGACCTGATCGACGGCAATTTTCCCGGGCATGAACCTAACCCTTTGGAACCTGAAAACCAGGAACAAATCAAGCAACTAGTTGTCAACCGCCGTTGCGATATCGGTCTTATCTTCGACGGGGATGCCGACCGGGTGATGTTTATCGACGAAAACGGCCGTTTTGTTTCGCCCGACCTGATCATTGCCCTGATGGGGCATTACTTTTTCGAGTTTAAAGGAGGCAAGGGGCCGGTGCTTCAGGACATCCGCAGCAGCCGTGCCATTGCCGAATACCTCAGCCAATTTGGCGCCGAAGTGCACACCTGGCGTGTTGGCCGGGCCTACGGAGCAGGCAAGCTCCGCGAGATAGACGGAATCTACGGTGGCGAGCTCGCCGGTCATTATTACTTCCGCGATTTTTATTACTCCGACTCGGCCATGCTGGCAGCGCTCATTGTGCTCAGGCTGGTCAGCCAGTTCAAAGAAGCAGGTTTTTCGTTCTCACAGCTCATCAGGCATATCTCGGCCTACCACAGCACAGGCGAAATTAATTTCAGGATAAGCAAAAAACAGGAAGCCATGGATGCGGTACTGGAGCACTTTATGACCAAGGAAAAACCTGTTTCTTTCATGGATTTCGACGGTTACCGACTCGATTATCCGGATTATTGGTTCAACATCCGCCCCAGCAATACCGAACCCTACCTGCGTTTTCTGGCCGAAGCCCGCACAGCAGAAAAATTGCAGGAGATCGAACACAGGGTAAAAACCATCGTATCACAATTTGACTAA
- a CDS encoding tetratricopeptide repeat protein: MYLNIKLIAPFLLMLVLVSCGTKEEKFRHHLENGIDLIYQARHREAEAELTKALKYKPDSHEAVYYLGACRRSLGDVEGAKARFEEAIRLNPQYPDPYLGLALIYQDVYQDRDMACHYFVMAEDLGMKSLMDYTKRCR; this comes from the coding sequence ATGTATCTGAATATCAAACTAATCGCACCTTTTCTACTGATGCTCGTCCTGGTGAGTTGTGGCACTAAGGAAGAGAAATTTCGCCATCACCTCGAAAACGGCATCGACCTGATCTATCAGGCCAGACATCGCGAAGCAGAAGCTGAATTGACCAAAGCCCTGAAATACAAACCCGACTCACACGAAGCGGTGTATTATCTGGGTGCATGCCGCCGCTCGCTGGGCGATGTGGAAGGCGCCAAGGCCCGGTTCGAAGAGGCCATCCGGCTCAATCCGCAATATCCTGACCCCTACCTTGGGCTTGCACTCATCTATCAGGATGTTTATCAGGACAGGGATATGGCCTGCCATTACTTTGTGATGGCCGAAGACCTGGGCATGAAAAGCCTGATGGACTATACAAAAAGGTGCAGGTAG